One part of the Algibacter sp. L1A34 genome encodes these proteins:
- a CDS encoding CoF synthetase has translation MNILNKLRNVAFWTIDSMKGGSVKKDFKDLEQIFSNSSFSSLQKHQEPILDKLLQMAVYNSDYYSSYKNFKSLKDFPVVNKLIIKDNFNKMTFYDEDKAFIPVKTSGSTGAPFKIYQTKRKKIRNTADTLYFAKLAGFTLGEKLLYLRLWAAYYKKSKIISWFQNTEQLDVSDLNDIYTKTLLDRLQKDKSVKGWIGYPSGFDVICNYLDRVNAKPLECNIKSIIAIAEGLSPEIKSKMEYYFKAPTVSRYSNVENGIIAQQMPDDDCFRINWGSYIVEILDLEKDIPVKDGEIGRIIVTDLYNLATPMIRYDTGDIGAFENNTNTPNSIPKLKSIQGRKMDALYKTNGDMLNPFTMHAYVYDFPEIKQLQFIQHEEKKYEIKVNTDVKFVNEAALTDKFRNDIGKDALIEISYVNEIPSLKSGKRKISINLCKK, from the coding sequence ATGAACATACTAAATAAGCTTAGAAATGTTGCTTTTTGGACAATAGATTCAATGAAAGGTGGTAGTGTAAAAAAAGATTTTAAAGACCTTGAGCAAATATTTAGTAATTCCTCTTTTTCATCATTACAAAAACATCAAGAACCTATCTTAGATAAATTGTTGCAAATGGCCGTATATAACTCTGATTATTACTCGAGTTATAAAAACTTTAAAAGTCTAAAAGATTTTCCTGTGGTTAATAAATTAATTATAAAAGATAATTTTAATAAAATGACCTTTTATGATGAAGATAAAGCGTTTATACCTGTTAAAACTAGTGGGTCTACTGGAGCTCCATTTAAAATTTATCAAACTAAAAGAAAAAAAATAAGAAATACTGCAGATACCCTATATTTTGCAAAACTAGCAGGTTTTACGCTTGGTGAAAAACTATTATACTTAAGGCTATGGGCAGCATATTATAAAAAATCAAAAATTATATCATGGTTTCAAAACACAGAGCAATTAGATGTTAGTGACTTAAATGATATCTATACAAAAACCTTACTTGATAGGTTACAAAAGGATAAATCTGTTAAAGGGTGGATTGGGTATCCGTCTGGTTTTGATGTTATTTGTAATTATCTTGATAGAGTTAATGCCAAACCGTTAGAATGTAATATTAAATCTATTATTGCTATTGCGGAAGGGCTTAGTCCTGAAATAAAATCTAAAATGGAATATTATTTTAAGGCACCAACCGTATCTAGATATTCTAACGTTGAAAATGGAATTATAGCACAGCAAATGCCAGATGATGATTGTTTTAGAATAAATTGGGGAAGTTATATTGTCGAAATTTTAGATTTAGAAAAAGATATTCCCGTTAAAGATGGAGAAATTGGCCGTATTATAGTTACAGATCTCTATAATTTAGCAACACCAATGATTCGTTATGATACTGGTGATATTGGTGCCTTTGAGAATAATACAAATACTCCAAATAGCATTCCGAAACTAAAGAGTATTCAAGGTAGAAAAATGGACGCTTTATACAAAACAAATGGAGATATGCTAAATCCTTTTACCATGCACGCCTATGTTTACGATTTTCCTGAAATAAAACAATTACAATTTATACAGCACGAGGAGAAAAAATATGAAATAAAAGTTAATACCGATGTAAAGTTTGTAAACGAAGCGGCATTAACAGATAAGTTTAGGAACGATATAGGAAAAGATGCACTTATTGAAATAAGTTATGTAAATGAAATTCCTAGCCTTAAATCTGGAAAAAGAAAAATATCAATCAATCTGTGTAAAAAATAA
- a CDS encoding ATP-grasp domain-containing protein produces the protein MERINILFTCAGRRNYLINYFKEALQGNGIVIAADMQANAPALVDADISVTVPSIFSDNYISKLKNICIAHKVDAIISLNDLELPILSKHKNEFKKIGTKIIISDELVIDIAFDKWKTYQFLTSNKLLSPKTYIDLSETLKDLEANKINFPLVLKPRWGSASIGVDVVENKEELMLSYKLLEIKLSRSILNSASFVDINSAILIQEKVGGKEFGMDILNDFDGNYYGSFIREKLSMRCGETDKAKSIISTEISKIGEVVSENLRHIGTLDCDVFVDGNKIYVLEFNPRFGGGYPFSHEAGINTAAIYVEWIKGGNNIDKFNNYRDNIVFSKCDRLISVS, from the coding sequence ATGGAGCGAATAAATATATTATTTACATGTGCAGGGAGAAGAAATTACCTTATTAATTATTTTAAGGAAGCCTTACAAGGAAACGGAATTGTTATTGCTGCAGATATGCAAGCAAATGCACCTGCTTTAGTGGATGCGGATATATCTGTAACTGTTCCTAGTATATTTTCAGATAACTACATCTCCAAATTAAAAAATATATGTATTGCCCACAAAGTAGATGCCATTATATCCTTAAACGATTTAGAGTTGCCTATTTTATCTAAACATAAGAATGAGTTTAAAAAGATAGGAACTAAAATTATAATATCTGATGAATTAGTTATCGATATTGCTTTTGATAAATGGAAAACGTATCAATTTTTAACTTCAAATAAGTTATTATCACCTAAGACATATATTGACCTAAGCGAAACTCTTAAAGACTTAGAAGCGAATAAAATAAATTTCCCTTTAGTTTTAAAGCCAAGATGGGGAAGCGCATCTATAGGTGTTGACGTTGTCGAAAATAAGGAAGAACTTATGCTTTCTTATAAATTACTAGAAATTAAACTTTCTCGATCGATATTAAATAGCGCAAGTTTTGTAGATATTAATAGCGCTATTTTAATTCAAGAAAAAGTAGGAGGAAAGGAGTTTGGAATGGATATTTTGAATGATTTTGATGGAAATTATTATGGTTCTTTTATAAGAGAAAAGCTTTCAATGAGATGTGGAGAAACCGATAAAGCCAAATCTATAATAAGCACTGAAATTAGTAAAATTGGTGAAGTTGTTTCAGAAAATTTACGACATATTGGCACCTTGGATTGTGATGTTTTTGTTGACGGTAATAAAATTTATGTTTTAGAGTTTAATCCTAGGTTTGGCGGTGGTTATCCGTTCTCTCATGAGGCAGGTATAAATACTGCAGCAATATATGTGGAATGGATTAAAGGTGGTAATAATATTGATAAGTTTAATAATTATAGAGATAATATTGTGTTTTCTAAGTGTGATAGATTAATAAGTGTTTCTTAA
- a CDS encoding FAD binding domain-containing protein, with amino-acid sequence MITFILNNKTIKTSEHSGMTLLDFVRYQQRLTGTKIGCREGDCGACTLLVGTLTNNTITYQSITSCISPLGNAHGKHIVTVEGTNLKNKLTTAQEAMKANYATQCGFCTPGFVVSLTGFALSNSENNCSNAIDAISGNICRCTGYKSIEKAAHQVVKKLEGKEKKSFKWLIENEFIPEYFESIPQRLKDIEAKDLNQRKGKYVSGGTDLYVQQADHLADNAIHLIAEKDYLKGVIIDNGICTIGVNTTVSDLWNHKALNTSLPNLKKHLKLVSSEQIRNMASLGGNLVNASPIGDMTIFFLALNSNITILDSEEKERTIRLKNFYQGYKTYDLKDNELLKTISFKLPAKHSFFNFEKVCKRTHLDIASVNSAIHISVENKKITEAHISIGGVAAIPKYVHETSAFLIGKSLTSETILEANDILQKEIAPISDVRGITDYKRLLARQLFFAHFTELFPSNFTLNDFVQHA; translated from the coding sequence ATGATAACCTTCATACTAAATAACAAAACCATTAAAACATCGGAACATTCCGGAATGACCTTATTGGATTTTGTGCGTTATCAACAGCGTCTCACAGGAACCAAAATTGGTTGTCGTGAAGGTGATTGTGGTGCTTGCACTCTTTTAGTTGGAACGTTAACAAACAATACAATAACATACCAAAGTATCACGTCATGTATTTCTCCATTAGGAAATGCTCACGGCAAACATATTGTAACAGTTGAAGGTACTAATCTTAAAAATAAATTAACCACAGCTCAAGAAGCCATGAAAGCAAATTACGCCACACAATGCGGATTTTGTACACCTGGTTTTGTGGTTTCTTTAACTGGTTTTGCTTTGTCAAATTCTGAAAACAATTGCAGTAATGCAATAGATGCCATTAGCGGAAATATTTGTAGATGTACAGGCTATAAATCAATTGAAAAAGCCGCACATCAAGTAGTTAAAAAACTAGAGGGTAAAGAAAAAAAATCTTTTAAATGGCTTATTGAAAATGAATTTATTCCTGAGTATTTTGAAAGTATTCCACAGCGTTTAAAAGATATCGAGGCTAAAGATTTAAATCAACGAAAAGGAAAATATGTTTCTGGGGGAACGGATTTATATGTGCAACAAGCGGATCATTTAGCAGATAATGCTATTCACCTTATTGCCGAAAAAGACTATTTAAAAGGTGTTATTATTGATAATGGTATTTGCACAATTGGTGTAAATACTACCGTTTCCGATTTATGGAATCATAAAGCATTAAACACCAGTTTGCCAAACTTAAAAAAGCATTTGAAATTGGTGTCTTCAGAACAAATTAGAAATATGGCTTCCTTAGGTGGGAATTTAGTTAATGCATCTCCAATTGGTGACATGACCATTTTCTTTTTGGCTCTTAATAGTAATATTACTATTCTAGATTCTGAAGAAAAAGAACGTACAATCCGACTTAAAAACTTCTATCAAGGTTATAAAACATACGATTTAAAAGATAACGAACTTCTTAAAACTATTAGCTTTAAGTTACCAGCAAAACATTCTTTTTTTAATTTTGAAAAAGTCTGCAAACGAACGCATTTAGATATTGCGAGTGTTAATTCTGCAATACATATTTCTGTAGAAAACAAAAAAATTACCGAAGCGCACATTTCTATAGGAGGTGTTGCTGCTATTCCGAAGTATGTACACGAGACTTCTGCATTCTTAATAGGAAAATCATTGACTTCAGAAACGATATTAGAAGCCAATGACATACTTCAAAAAGAGATCGCTCCTATTAGTGATGTTCGTGGCATAACAGACTACAAACGTTTACTAGCTAGACAATTATTTTTTGCGCATTTCACAGAGTTATTTCCAAGTAATTTCACTTTAAACGATTTTGTTCAGCATGCATAA
- a CDS encoding xanthine dehydrogenase molybdopterin binding subunit, which produces MHKNKENKILESKLNKVSIALKQSIKNLDSYTHVRGESLYVDDINIRQGTFHGVVFDSPKAHGKIKSIDYSKAEALEGVERIFTYKDIPGKNEIGGIIADEPLFAEDEVHFWGMPIALIVAESEFIARKARGLIEINIEDLPVITTAKEAKAKGSFINAPRFFSLGDTEKAFQECEYVFEGETFSNGQEHLYIEAQGAYAEPLENGNIKVTSSTQGPTSVQKTIAQVLGVAMHKIEVDVTRLGGGFGGKEDQATPWAVMAALATYHLSQSVKLILNRHDDLRMTGKRHPYESTYKIGLSKGLKILAYQTEFLQNSGAAADLSPAIAERTLFHATNSYYVPNVTTKVLSCKTNLPPNTAFRGFGGPQGMFVIESAIAKAAHEIGVSAKQIQEINLLDEDDTFSYGQIAEKVEAKNTWNSAKNIFSSDALEQEVAEFNRNNRSFKKGLSFMPITFGISFTNTPMNHARALVHIYLDGSIGISTAAVEMGQGVNTKMMQIAADVFSVSIEKIKIETTNTTRVANTSPSAASSTADLNGKATLMACNSLLERLKIVVSEDLDVSEEDNITLKEEVVFVNGQKSELSWTELISSAMIKRVALTENAHYATPEIHFDKTKEKGHPFAYHVYGTAITTVTIDCTRGTYEFDSVKIVHDYGKSMSEGIDLGQVEGALIQGIGWMTMEEIAYNEDGKLLSNALSTYKIPDIFSVPKTVEVIPVETEGNDMAILKSKAVGEPPLMYGIGAYFALQNAIKAFNPNYDLQFHAPMTPEKVLMSLYKN; this is translated from the coding sequence ATGCATAAAAATAAAGAAAATAAAATCTTAGAGTCTAAATTAAATAAAGTTTCAATCGCTTTAAAACAGAGCATTAAAAACTTAGATTCTTATACACATGTCCGTGGTGAATCGCTATATGTAGATGATATAAATATAAGGCAAGGTACCTTTCATGGCGTTGTTTTTGACTCACCAAAAGCTCACGGAAAAATAAAAAGTATTGATTATTCTAAAGCGGAAGCTTTGGAAGGTGTAGAACGAATTTTTACATATAAAGATATTCCTGGAAAAAATGAAATTGGAGGTATAATCGCTGATGAACCGTTATTCGCTGAAGATGAAGTCCATTTCTGGGGAATGCCAATCGCATTAATTGTTGCAGAATCAGAGTTTATTGCAAGAAAAGCAAGAGGTTTAATCGAAATTAACATTGAAGATTTACCAGTAATTACCACAGCAAAAGAAGCAAAGGCAAAAGGTAGTTTTATTAATGCTCCAAGATTTTTTAGTTTAGGAGATACTGAGAAAGCATTTCAGGAATGCGAATATGTTTTTGAAGGCGAAACGTTTTCAAACGGTCAGGAACATTTATATATCGAGGCACAGGGCGCTTACGCGGAGCCTTTAGAAAATGGTAATATAAAAGTAACTTCGTCTACGCAAGGACCAACTTCTGTACAGAAAACAATTGCGCAAGTTTTGGGAGTTGCGATGCATAAAATTGAAGTAGACGTAACGCGTCTTGGTGGTGGTTTTGGAGGTAAAGAAGACCAAGCAACACCATGGGCTGTAATGGCTGCTTTGGCAACGTATCATTTAAGTCAATCTGTAAAATTGATATTGAATCGTCATGACGATTTACGCATGACAGGAAAACGTCATCCTTATGAAAGCACGTATAAAATCGGACTTTCAAAAGGCTTAAAAATTCTAGCCTACCAAACGGAATTTTTACAAAATTCTGGAGCAGCAGCAGATTTATCTCCTGCAATTGCAGAACGCACATTATTTCATGCTACCAATAGTTATTATGTGCCAAATGTGACCACAAAAGTATTGAGTTGTAAAACTAATTTACCTCCAAACACAGCGTTTCGTGGTTTTGGTGGACCACAAGGTATGTTTGTTATTGAGTCTGCTATTGCAAAAGCAGCACATGAAATTGGTGTGAGCGCAAAACAAATTCAAGAAATTAATTTATTAGATGAAGATGATACCTTTTCTTATGGACAAATTGCTGAAAAAGTAGAAGCAAAAAACACATGGAATTCTGCTAAAAATATATTTAGTAGTGATGCTTTAGAACAAGAGGTTGCAGAATTCAACAGAAACAATAGGTCATTCAAAAAAGGCTTATCGTTTATGCCAATTACTTTTGGTATTTCTTTTACCAATACACCAATGAATCACGCTCGTGCTTTGGTTCATATTTATTTAGATGGAAGCATAGGTATTAGTACTGCTGCTGTAGAAATGGGTCAAGGTGTCAACACCAAAATGATGCAAATTGCTGCGGATGTATTTTCCGTTTCTATTGAAAAAATAAAGATTGAAACCACTAATACAACTAGAGTTGCAAATACCTCACCTTCTGCCGCGAGTTCTACTGCAGATTTAAACGGAAAAGCAACTTTAATGGCTTGTAATTCACTTTTAGAACGATTGAAAATAGTAGTTTCCGAAGATTTAGATGTTTCCGAAGAAGATAATATTACTTTAAAAGAGGAAGTTGTTTTTGTTAATGGACAGAAATCTGAATTATCATGGACTGAGCTCATCAGTAGTGCCATGATAAAACGTGTGGCCTTAACGGAAAATGCACATTATGCAACACCAGAAATTCACTTTGATAAAACAAAAGAAAAAGGACATCCTTTTGCCTATCATGTTTATGGAACAGCTATTACTACGGTAACTATAGATTGTACTCGTGGCACTTACGAATTTGATTCGGTTAAAATTGTTCACGATTACGGAAAAAGCATGAGTGAAGGTATTGATTTAGGCCAGGTAGAAGGTGCATTAATACAAGGTATTGGCTGGATGACTATGGAAGAAATCGCATACAATGAAGATGGTAAACTATTGTCTAATGCGTTATCGACTTATAAAATTCCGGATATCTTTTCTGTACCAAAAACAGTAGAAGTTATTCCTGTTGAAACTGAAGGAAATGACATGGCCATTTTAAAATCTAAAGCAGTTGGAGAGCCACCTTTAATGTATGGAATTGGCGCTTATTTTGCACTTCAAAATGCTATAAAAGCTTTTAATCCAAATTACGATTTACAATTTCACGCACCAATGACACCAGAGAAAGTGTTAATGAGTTTATATAAAAATTAA
- a CDS encoding GNAT family N-acetyltransferase: MSIETKINTRIFETFPKLVSERLCFRAYKKSDAETLLNIRSHEAVSKYMDTKIPKHTDDTEKRIEGYHKAFKNTKGITWAIIEKSSNTLIGDFGISHIDKQNSRGEIGYILHPDSWGEGYMTETLNILIGFGFKNLNLHSFSANVNLENENSKALLLKFGFRLEAVFRENFYYDGQFLDSEIYCLIQSDLN, encoded by the coding sequence ATGAGTATAGAAACAAAAATCAATACACGTATTTTTGAAACATTTCCTAAATTAGTAAGCGAAAGACTATGTTTTAGAGCCTATAAAAAAAGTGATGCAGAAACTCTTTTAAATATTCGAAGCCATGAAGCGGTTTCCAAGTATATGGATACCAAAATCCCAAAGCATACTGATGATACAGAAAAGAGAATTGAAGGGTATCATAAAGCATTCAAGAATACCAAAGGAATTACTTGGGCTATTATAGAAAAAAGTAGCAACACACTTATTGGTGATTTCGGAATTTCGCATATTGATAAACAAAATTCAAGAGGTGAAATTGGTTATATTTTACATCCAGATTCTTGGGGGGAAGGCTATATGACTGAAACTTTAAATATATTAATAGGTTTTGGGTTTAAAAATTTAAACCTTCATAGTTTTTCAGCAAACGTTAATCTTGAAAATGAAAACTCTAAAGCGCTTTTACTTAAATTTGGATTTAGATTAGAAGCTGTTTTTAGAGAAAACTTCTATTATGATGGTCAATTTTTGGATAGCGAAATTTATTGCTTAATACAATCAGATTTAAACTAA